One genomic segment of Pandoraea sputorum includes these proteins:
- a CDS encoding ABC transporter ATP-binding protein gives MLSIRNLQAGYGKVQVLHGIDIDVPGGQVVTLIGSNGAGKTTTMRAVSGMIKPSSGEITLGEKRIDGLDSHRIAKLGLAHSPEGRRVFATMSVTDNLRLGAFPRLTGSRPRGDVAADLDRAMDLFPRLKERRNQLAGTLSGGEQQMLAMARAVMLRPDIVLLDEPSMGLAPILVDEVFRIISNLKAEGVTMLLVEQFAAAALAVADYGYVLENGNISVHGPAESLRNDDKVRAAYLGGSH, from the coding sequence ATGCTTTCCATTCGTAATCTGCAAGCGGGATACGGCAAGGTGCAGGTGCTGCACGGCATCGACATCGACGTGCCGGGCGGTCAGGTCGTCACGCTCATCGGCTCGAACGGCGCGGGCAAGACGACCACCATGCGTGCCGTGTCCGGCATGATCAAACCGTCGTCGGGCGAAATCACGCTCGGCGAGAAGCGTATCGACGGACTCGACTCTCACCGTATCGCGAAGCTCGGTCTGGCGCATTCGCCGGAGGGACGTCGTGTGTTCGCCACGATGTCGGTGACGGACAATCTGCGGTTGGGCGCTTTTCCGCGTCTGACGGGTAGCCGCCCGCGGGGGGATGTCGCGGCGGATCTGGACCGCGCAATGGACTTGTTCCCGCGCCTGAAGGAGCGTCGCAACCAATTGGCAGGTACGCTCTCGGGCGGTGAGCAGCAAATGCTGGCGATGGCGCGCGCGGTCATGCTACGCCCGGACATCGTGCTGCTCGACGAGCCGTCGATGGGCCTGGCGCCGATTCTGGTCGACGAGGTCTTCCGCATCATCAGCAATCTGAAAGCCGAAGGCGTGACGATGCTGCTCGTGGAGCAGTTCGCCGCCGCCGCACTGGCCGTGGCCGACTATGGCTATGTGCTGGAGAACGGCAACATTTCCGTGCATGGCCCGGCGGAAAGCCTGCGCAACGACGACAAGGTGCGCGCGGCTTACCTTGGGGGAAGTCACTAA
- a CDS encoding NAD(P)H-dependent flavin oxidoreductase, producing MTTKVPSSTRITRRLGMSTPIIQAPMAVASTPALVAAVSNAGGLGSLAVGNMDANAARDVIRQTRALTSRAFNVNVFTHVPAKADAAREAAWLAYLAPEFARFDAKPPQALREIYLSFVEDVAMYEMFLEERPAVVSFHFGLPSQDRIDALKAAGIVLFASATNEAEADAIEAAGIDAIVAQGWEAGGHRGRFNDEGDRQPSEDEQLGTFALVRRLVARTSLPVIAAGGIMDGAGIAAVLALGAQAAQMGTAFVTCPESGADAAYRDALLSGQPPRTALIRAISGRPARGLANRFWALEQAADRPAIPDYPITYDAGKTLNAAAKAHKESGYAAQWAGQAAPLARALPAAELIGVLSRETRDAIAAAISG from the coding sequence ATGACGACGAAAGTACCCTCGTCTACCCGCATCACCCGGCGTCTCGGTATGTCGACGCCGATCATTCAGGCACCGATGGCCGTTGCGTCGACACCGGCGCTGGTCGCGGCCGTCTCCAACGCGGGCGGGCTCGGCTCGCTCGCCGTCGGCAATATGGATGCCAACGCCGCGCGCGACGTGATTCGTCAAACCCGCGCGCTCACCTCCCGAGCCTTCAACGTCAACGTTTTCACGCACGTGCCCGCGAAAGCCGACGCGGCGCGCGAAGCCGCATGGCTCGCCTATCTCGCACCGGAATTCGCGCGCTTTGACGCAAAGCCGCCGCAAGCGCTGCGCGAGATCTATCTGAGCTTTGTCGAAGACGTCGCGATGTATGAGATGTTTCTTGAGGAGCGCCCGGCAGTCGTGAGCTTTCATTTCGGCCTTCCGTCACAGGACCGGATCGACGCATTGAAGGCCGCAGGCATCGTGCTGTTCGCTTCGGCTACGAATGAAGCGGAGGCCGATGCCATTGAGGCTGCAGGTATCGACGCCATCGTGGCGCAGGGCTGGGAAGCTGGCGGTCATCGCGGACGCTTCAACGACGAAGGCGACCGCCAGCCGAGCGAAGACGAGCAACTCGGCACGTTCGCACTGGTGCGGCGGCTGGTGGCACGCACGTCGCTGCCAGTGATTGCAGCAGGCGGCATCATGGATGGCGCTGGCATCGCTGCGGTACTCGCCCTTGGCGCACAAGCGGCCCAAATGGGAACGGCCTTCGTCACCTGCCCGGAGTCCGGTGCCGACGCAGCTTATCGCGACGCGCTGCTCAGTGGTCAGCCACCGCGCACGGCGCTCATTCGCGCCATTTCGGGACGCCCGGCACGCGGACTCGCCAATCGTTTCTGGGCATTGGAGCAAGCGGCCGACCGCCCCGCGATTCCCGACTATCCCATCACCTACGACGCGGGTAAAACGCTCAACGCCGCCGCAAAGGCACACAAGGAAAGCGGCTATGCGGCACAATGGGCCGGTCAGGCGGCGCCGCTTGCGCGTGCACTTCCCGCAGCGGAACTGATCGGCGTTCTCTCGCGGGAAACACGCGACGCTATCGCAGCAGCCATCTCCGGCTGA
- a CDS encoding site-specific integrase — protein MRKSNAGDLVKIVDAAHLPVPLDPTTLDADARDAAQALVREGDSANTRQSYQSAMRYWMGWYRLRYGAPLIPPLSPAAIVQFVVDHAQRQARHGLTTEMPEALDAALVAQGLKARTGPPALATLLHRMSVIAKLHTTRDLPNPCAEPAVRELLAKTRRAYAKRGVRTAKKDALTREPLRALLATCDDSLRGKRDRALLLFAWASGGRRRSEVVRATCENVRRSGPEHYVYALGWSKTNQQGADRPENDKPVTGAAAAALTDWLAASGIEDGPIFRRVRRGGHVGEALSEAAVRDIVRERCALAGLDGDFSAHSLRAGFVTEAALQQVPLAETMSMTGHTSVATVVGYFRRADMQRSRAADLMGTDDGAQE, from the coding sequence ATGCGCAAAAGCAACGCTGGCGATCTCGTGAAAATCGTGGACGCAGCTCACCTCCCCGTGCCACTGGACCCGACAACGTTGGATGCCGACGCGCGAGATGCTGCACAGGCGCTCGTTCGTGAAGGCGACTCGGCAAATACGCGTCAGAGTTATCAGTCGGCGATGCGTTACTGGATGGGCTGGTATCGGTTGCGCTACGGTGCGCCGCTGATCCCCCCGCTATCGCCCGCAGCGATCGTGCAGTTCGTCGTCGATCACGCGCAGCGTCAGGCCAGGCATGGGCTGACGACAGAGATGCCCGAAGCACTCGATGCGGCGCTGGTCGCACAAGGTCTCAAAGCGCGCACCGGTCCGCCCGCGCTCGCGACGCTGCTCCACCGGATGAGCGTCATTGCCAAGCTACATACGACGCGCGATCTACCCAATCCCTGCGCCGAACCGGCGGTAAGGGAGTTGCTCGCCAAGACGCGACGTGCCTATGCGAAGCGAGGCGTGCGGACCGCCAAGAAAGATGCCCTCACCCGCGAACCGTTGCGGGCGCTTCTGGCGACCTGCGACGACTCGCTGCGCGGCAAGCGCGATCGGGCGTTACTGCTTTTCGCATGGGCGAGCGGCGGACGCCGACGCTCCGAAGTCGTTCGCGCAACGTGTGAGAACGTGCGGCGCAGCGGACCGGAACATTACGTCTACGCGCTCGGCTGGTCGAAGACGAACCAGCAAGGGGCCGACCGCCCAGAGAATGACAAGCCGGTGACGGGTGCAGCCGCCGCCGCGCTCACGGACTGGCTGGCGGCGTCCGGCATCGAAGACGGTCCGATCTTCAGGCGCGTGCGGCGCGGCGGCCATGTTGGGGAAGCGCTTTCGGAGGCTGCGGTGCGCGATATCGTGCGCGAGCGCTGCGCACTGGCAGGCCTCGACGGCGATTTCTCTGCGCACTCGTTGCGCGCAGGCTTCGTGACGGAAGCGGCACTTCAGCAAGTGCCACTGGCGGAGACGATGTCGATGACCGGACACACCAGCGTGGCCACCGTCGTCGGGTACTTCCGTCGGGCAGACATGCAACGCTCGCGTGCCGCCGATCTGATGGGTACCGACGACGGCGCGCAAGAATAG
- the acuI gene encoding acrylyl-CoA reductase (NADPH), with translation MFNAILLTQSDGGTHAQVTELQDDALPADGDVLVAVDYSTINYKDGLAITGKAPVVRSWPMVAGIDGAGTVLESSHPAWRKGDRVVLNGYGVGETHWGCLAQKARLRGDWLVRLPERFTPRDAMIIGTAGYTAMLSVMALEHGGVLPHHGDVLVTGASGGVGSVAIALLSSLGYRVVASTGKLHETEYLQALGASEVIDRRLLSDPGKPMQKERWAAVVDSVGSHTLVNAIAQLRYGGVATACGLAQGMDFPANMAPFILRGVTLHGIDSVMAPRELREQAWQRLARDLEPQKLGGISHDVGLADAIGIGQRIVKGEIHGRVVVNVNR, from the coding sequence ATGTTCAATGCAATCCTGTTGACACAGTCGGACGGTGGCACCCACGCCCAGGTGACCGAACTGCAAGACGATGCACTGCCTGCCGATGGCGACGTACTCGTCGCCGTCGATTACTCGACCATCAATTACAAGGACGGCCTCGCCATCACAGGCAAAGCGCCCGTCGTACGCTCGTGGCCGATGGTCGCTGGCATCGACGGGGCGGGCACCGTGCTCGAATCGTCGCACCCCGCGTGGCGTAAGGGGGATCGCGTGGTGCTCAATGGCTACGGTGTGGGCGAAACGCACTGGGGATGCCTCGCGCAGAAGGCCCGGCTGCGCGGCGACTGGCTCGTGCGGTTGCCCGAACGCTTCACACCGCGAGACGCCATGATCATCGGCACGGCGGGCTACACGGCCATGCTCTCGGTGATGGCGCTGGAGCACGGCGGAGTGCTGCCGCATCACGGCGATGTACTCGTAACAGGCGCTTCAGGCGGTGTCGGCTCGGTAGCCATCGCGCTCCTCAGCTCGCTCGGTTATCGCGTCGTGGCGTCCACCGGCAAGTTGCATGAGACGGAGTATTTGCAGGCGCTCGGCGCGTCGGAGGTCATCGACCGTCGTCTGTTGTCGGACCCGGGCAAGCCGATGCAGAAGGAGCGTTGGGCGGCGGTGGTCGATTCGGTCGGCTCGCACACGCTGGTCAATGCCATCGCCCAATTGCGTTATGGCGGTGTCGCGACGGCATGTGGTCTCGCGCAAGGCATGGACTTTCCGGCCAACATGGCGCCGTTCATTCTGCGCGGTGTGACGTTGCACGGTATCGACAGCGTGATGGCGCCGCGCGAGTTGCGTGAGCAAGCGTGGCAACGGCTTGCGCGCGATCTCGAACCGCAAAAGCTCGGCGGCATTTCCCATGACGTGGGCCTTGCGGATGCCATCGGCATCGGTCAGCGCATCGTCAAAGGCGAGATCCACGGCCGTGTGGTCGTGAACGTGAATCGGTGA
- a CDS encoding epoxide hydrolase family protein — MSSKSQVPSTSRRQFVGMTAATLALSSLTPLSYADENANSIASAAPGDSTAIRAFRVHVPEAPLIELRRRLRATRWPERETVPDDSQGVPLDLIQNLTRHWATDYDWRKCEAKLNALPNFVTEIDGLDIHFIHVRSKHADAMPLIVTHGWPGSILEQLKLIDPLTNPTAHGASASDAFHLVIPSLPGYGFSARTTTTGWGPERTARAWVTLMKRLGYEKFASQGGDLGGIVTNVMATQAPPELLGIHVNFPAAVPPAIQTNIALGGPVPVDLSQDERQAYDQLAVAFKKRRAYVQMMGTRPQTLYGLADSPVGLATWLLDHGDGFGQPAVTVTSAAAGRTTNGYSAEDLTMTDLLDNITLYWLTNTGVSAARFYWELAHLNYLATADISVPAAVSAFPGEVYTAPRSWVSRAYHNLIFYNRPPRGGHFAAWEVPKLLADDIRNGLRPLRT, encoded by the coding sequence ATGTCATCCAAATCTCAAGTTCCTTCGACATCACGCCGACAGTTCGTCGGCATGACTGCCGCCACACTCGCGCTAAGCTCGTTGACCCCGTTGTCTTACGCTGACGAGAATGCCAATTCGATTGCGTCCGCCGCCCCCGGCGACAGTACCGCTATTCGTGCGTTTCGTGTTCATGTGCCGGAGGCACCACTGATCGAACTGCGTCGACGACTACGCGCCACGCGCTGGCCCGAGCGCGAAACCGTGCCGGACGACTCGCAAGGTGTGCCGCTCGACCTGATTCAGAACCTGACGCGCCACTGGGCGACAGACTACGACTGGCGAAAGTGTGAAGCGAAGCTCAATGCGTTGCCGAACTTCGTCACCGAGATCGACGGGCTGGATATTCACTTCATCCACGTGCGCTCGAAGCATGCCGACGCCATGCCGCTCATCGTGACGCACGGCTGGCCCGGGTCGATTCTCGAACAGCTCAAACTCATCGATCCGCTGACCAATCCGACGGCCCACGGCGCAAGCGCTTCGGACGCGTTTCATCTGGTCATTCCGTCGCTGCCGGGGTACGGCTTCTCGGCGCGAACCACGACGACAGGCTGGGGCCCCGAGCGCACCGCGAGGGCCTGGGTCACGCTGATGAAGCGTCTGGGATACGAGAAGTTCGCGTCTCAGGGTGGCGATCTCGGAGGCATCGTGACGAACGTGATGGCCACGCAAGCGCCGCCGGAACTACTGGGCATCCATGTGAACTTTCCGGCTGCGGTGCCGCCAGCCATTCAGACGAACATCGCGTTGGGCGGTCCCGTGCCCGTCGACCTCTCGCAAGACGAACGGCAGGCTTACGACCAGTTGGCCGTCGCGTTCAAGAAGCGCCGCGCTTACGTGCAGATGATGGGAACACGTCCGCAGACGCTATACGGACTGGCCGATTCGCCCGTCGGGCTGGCCACGTGGTTGCTCGATCACGGTGACGGCTTCGGCCAACCGGCGGTCACGGTGACGTCAGCAGCAGCCGGTCGCACGACCAATGGCTACTCTGCCGAAGACCTGACGATGACGGACCTGCTCGACAACATCACCCTTTACTGGTTGACGAACACAGGCGTGTCCGCTGCGCGCTTCTACTGGGAACTGGCGCACCTGAACTACCTCGCCACCGCAGACATTTCGGTGCCAGCGGCGGTCAGTGCCTTCCCCGGCGAAGTCTATACCGCGCCCAGGAGCTGGGTCAGCCGCGCCTATCACAACCTGATTTTCTACAACCGTCCGCCGCGTGGCGGGCACTTTGCCGCGTGGGAAGTCCCGAAGCTGCTCGCCGACGATATCCGCAACGGATTGCGGCCGCTTCGCACCTAA
- a CDS encoding NAD(P)H-dependent flavin oxidoreductase, producing MPSSLASQSRNRALIERLGLLTPIIQAPMAGTSTPALAAAVSNAGGLGSIGVAAGNAQTARKAIHDTRALTRKPFNVNVFCHAPAKLDASRDAAWLAYLAPEFAQFDAAPPVTLSEIYKSFVADDAMYAMLLEERPAVVSFHFGLPSQEKIDALHAAGIMLFATATNLSEARAIEAAGVDAIVAQGYEAGGHRGRFEDLGDRVPTDDEQLGTLALVRLIVTHTSVPVIAAGGIMDGAGIAAVLALGAQAAQLGTAFVACPESSADAAYRERLTGPNPPRTALIRAISGRPARGFVNRLYALEQTAERPDLPAYPVTYDAGKAINAAAKAKGNSDYAAQWAGQAAPLARAMPAAELVGVLRAEVHETLDALRDLAAGF from the coding sequence ATGCCTAGCTCCCTTGCATCCCAATCCCGCAATCGTGCGCTCATCGAGCGACTCGGCCTGCTCACGCCAATCATTCAGGCGCCGATGGCGGGCACATCCACACCGGCGCTTGCTGCGGCCGTCTCAAACGCAGGCGGACTCGGCTCCATCGGCGTGGCGGCGGGAAATGCGCAAACGGCTCGCAAAGCCATTCACGACACGCGCGCCCTCACGCGCAAGCCGTTCAACGTCAACGTGTTCTGTCACGCACCGGCCAAACTCGACGCCTCGCGCGATGCCGCCTGGCTGGCCTATCTGGCGCCGGAATTTGCACAATTCGACGCCGCGCCGCCCGTCACGCTCAGCGAGATCTACAAGAGCTTCGTCGCCGACGACGCGATGTACGCGATGCTGCTCGAAGAGCGTCCGGCCGTCGTTAGCTTCCATTTCGGTTTGCCGTCGCAAGAGAAAATCGACGCGCTGCACGCCGCTGGCATCATGCTGTTCGCCACGGCGACAAACCTCTCCGAAGCCCGCGCCATCGAAGCGGCTGGCGTGGACGCCATCGTCGCGCAGGGGTATGAGGCAGGCGGCCATCGCGGACGCTTCGAAGATCTCGGCGACCGCGTGCCGACCGACGACGAACAGCTCGGCACCCTCGCCCTCGTACGGTTGATCGTGACGCACACGTCCGTTCCCGTGATCGCCGCTGGCGGCATCATGGACGGCGCAGGCATCGCTGCGGTGCTCGCGCTCGGCGCGCAGGCTGCACAACTCGGCACGGCCTTCGTCGCATGCCCGGAATCGTCGGCCGACGCTGCCTACCGCGAACGACTCACCGGCCCGAATCCGCCTCGCACCGCCCTCATTCGCGCTATCTCCGGACGCCCCGCTCGTGGCTTCGTCAATCGGCTCTATGCGCTTGAACAGACGGCCGAGCGCCCCGACTTGCCTGCCTATCCTGTGACGTATGACGCAGGAAAGGCCATCAACGCCGCCGCCAAGGCCAAGGGCAACAGCGACTACGCCGCACAATGGGCCGGTCAGGCCGCACCGCTCGCCCGCGCGATGCCAGCCGCTGAGCTTGTTGGCGTGCTGCGCGCGGAAGTGCATGAGACGTTGGACGCGCTGCGCGATCTCGCGGCCGGTTTCTGA
- a CDS encoding efflux transporter outer membrane subunit, producing MNATLLTVSGVTPSILRNALLALSVSAMAGCAVGPDYVAPKADLPTHFQGSAALAQRDASRGLTGAPPESGVALDRWWTEFHDPVLTEIVEQALAENLDLQAAMARVEQARAQARAAGAQRLPSLTLDGSVTREHQSLESPLGVVARNLPGYNRNMTIYDIGAGASWELDLFGGLQRSAQAAGALAQAAQAQRDGVRVSIVAEAADAYFRVRAAQRRLAIAQDQIDTDARLMEIVRLRLKDGLATARELAQSEALLAQARTTLPPLRIERETQLNRLDVLMGAAPGTYARRMSVVTQDDDLKARPLTIPAIGDASAPTDLLRRRPDVIAAERKLAASNERIGASLAEYYPKLSLSGVLGFDTLAGGRVPSVATFQPLAALGLRWRLFDFGRIDAEVAQARGANAQALAEYRLSMLHATEDVENAIVTLVELEQQRKDLASAVDAQTRARDSAQEAYTGGTVSLYEVLDADRQLLTVRDADARAQADNARAAVATFRALGGGWEADAPTLAQAK from the coding sequence ATGAATGCAACCCTGCTTACGGTGTCCGGCGTTACCCCGTCGATTCTGCGCAATGCCTTACTGGCGCTATCTGTCAGCGCGATGGCCGGCTGCGCGGTCGGCCCCGATTACGTCGCACCGAAGGCCGATTTGCCGACGCACTTCCAGGGCAGCGCAGCCCTTGCGCAACGCGATGCGAGCCGTGGGCTGACGGGGGCACCGCCAGAAAGCGGCGTGGCATTGGATCGATGGTGGACGGAATTTCATGACCCAGTGCTCACGGAGATCGTCGAGCAGGCACTCGCGGAGAACCTCGACTTGCAGGCCGCCATGGCACGTGTCGAGCAAGCCCGGGCGCAAGCGCGCGCGGCCGGGGCACAACGGCTGCCCTCGCTGACACTGGATGGCAGCGTCACGCGCGAGCACCAGTCGCTCGAAAGCCCCCTTGGCGTAGTGGCGCGTAACCTCCCCGGCTACAACCGCAACATGACGATCTACGACATCGGCGCGGGCGCGAGTTGGGAGCTGGATCTGTTTGGTGGACTGCAGCGCTCAGCGCAGGCCGCAGGTGCGTTGGCACAAGCGGCGCAGGCACAGCGAGACGGCGTGCGTGTGAGCATCGTGGCCGAAGCCGCCGATGCCTATTTCCGCGTCAGAGCCGCCCAGCGACGGCTGGCGATTGCTCAGGACCAGATCGACACCGACGCCCGGTTGATGGAAATCGTCCGATTGCGGCTGAAAGATGGCTTGGCGACGGCGCGCGAACTGGCCCAATCGGAAGCGTTGCTGGCACAAGCACGCACGACGCTGCCGCCGCTGCGTATCGAGCGCGAGACACAACTCAATCGGCTCGATGTGTTGATGGGCGCCGCGCCGGGTACGTATGCACGACGCATGAGCGTGGTAACGCAGGATGACGACCTGAAAGCGCGTCCGCTGACGATTCCCGCCATCGGTGACGCCAGCGCCCCCACCGATTTGCTGCGCCGCCGACCGGACGTCATCGCCGCTGAACGCAAACTGGCCGCGTCGAACGAAAGGATTGGCGCATCGCTCGCGGAGTACTACCCGAAGCTGTCACTCTCCGGCGTGCTGGGATTCGACACACTCGCCGGCGGACGAGTGCCGAGCGTCGCGACGTTCCAGCCGCTTGCCGCGCTGGGCCTGCGCTGGCGTCTGTTCGATTTCGGACGCATCGACGCCGAGGTCGCTCAGGCGCGCGGCGCAAACGCACAAGCCTTAGCGGAGTACCGGCTGTCAATGCTGCACGCCACGGAAGATGTCGAAAACGCCATCGTCACACTAGTGGAACTCGAGCAGCAACGTAAGGATCTGGCGAGCGCTGTCGACGCACAGACACGCGCTCGCGACAGCGCGCAGGAGGCTTACACGGGCGGGACCGTCAGTCTTTACGAAGTGCTCGACGCCGACCGCCAGTTATTGACGGTGCGCGACGCCGATGCCCGGGCACAGGCAGACAACGCGCGGGCGGCCGTCGCGACGTTCCGTGCGCTTGGGGGTGGATGGGAGGCAGATGCGCCGACACTGGCGCAGGCGAAGTGA
- a CDS encoding winged helix-turn-helix transcriptional regulator — translation MTKVQDDALSACPVARAVDIVGDKWTILILRELYMGNTRFEEIQIQTEANPQLLAGRLKALEANEMIERKPYSERPLRYEYVLTKKGQAFYPAMYALRAWGETWCKTKSEGLAVRFVHKACGHDVELGNFCKHCGVPVERKDLDNVVSKRLLTERAARAEAFTTARRAAASARRG, via the coding sequence ATGACGAAGGTACAAGACGACGCGCTCAGCGCATGTCCGGTGGCACGCGCGGTGGACATCGTGGGCGACAAGTGGACGATCCTCATCCTGCGCGAGCTCTATATGGGCAACACACGATTCGAAGAGATTCAGATTCAGACGGAGGCGAATCCGCAGTTGCTGGCGGGACGTCTCAAGGCGCTCGAAGCCAACGAGATGATCGAGCGTAAGCCGTATAGCGAGCGTCCATTACGCTACGAATACGTGCTGACGAAGAAGGGGCAGGCGTTTTATCCCGCGATGTATGCGCTTCGCGCCTGGGGCGAGACGTGGTGCAAGACGAAGAGTGAAGGGTTAGCGGTGCGCTTTGTGCACAAGGCATGCGGTCACGACGTCGAGCTTGGCAATTTCTGCAAGCACTGTGGCGTGCCGGTCGAGCGCAAGGATCTGGATAACGTCGTCAGCAAACGGCTGTTGACGGAACGTGCTGCACGCGCCGAAGCGTTCACCACGGCACGACGCGCCGCCGCAAGCGCAAGGAGAGGCTGA
- a CDS encoding DNA-binding protein has product MTASQTPKSATLAPSPRQGGRGISEHDVWTAADALLMSGQRPTIERIRQQLGRGSPNTVSPYLDAWFAGLGARLNGGGGVNGGLAGLPEGMSMPEPVARAALDMWTLAVREARTALAEEAAVRRAALDAREAELAADREALEQARAVLHERIASAETAAADARQARDEAQAQARRAEALLIDAQADAVASRQSLASARDAAQAMQDAHASHRADWDAERTKLAERADANERRLMLELDAARESIKSLQQERKHAQRQLQDTEASLAAMTEAQHEMRSAKALQDAVIARLREQVSTQEALASTYQSMLAAPPVSAAGRGVTSGVTPGVKRRLSSAVAPTASVLRRARRP; this is encoded by the coding sequence ATGACTGCGTCCCAAACCCCCAAATCCGCCACGCTCGCGCCGTCGCCTCGACAGGGCGGTCGCGGTATTTCCGAGCACGATGTGTGGACGGCCGCCGATGCGCTATTGATGTCAGGGCAGCGTCCGACGATTGAGCGGATTCGCCAGCAACTGGGGCGCGGATCGCCGAACACCGTGAGTCCGTATCTGGACGCATGGTTTGCGGGATTGGGGGCGCGTCTGAACGGTGGGGGCGGTGTCAATGGCGGTCTGGCGGGTTTGCCGGAAGGTATGTCCATGCCGGAGCCGGTGGCCCGAGCCGCATTGGATATGTGGACGTTGGCGGTTCGCGAAGCTCGTACGGCGCTGGCCGAGGAGGCCGCCGTGCGGCGAGCAGCGCTCGATGCGCGGGAGGCCGAATTGGCGGCGGATCGTGAAGCGTTGGAGCAAGCCCGCGCCGTGCTCCACGAGCGGATTGCTTCGGCGGAGACTGCGGCGGCGGATGCGCGTCAGGCGCGCGATGAGGCGCAGGCGCAGGCACGTCGCGCCGAGGCGTTGCTTATCGATGCGCAGGCGGATGCCGTTGCGTCGCGTCAGTCGCTTGCCTCGGCGCGCGACGCGGCGCAAGCGATGCAGGACGCGCATGCCTCGCATCGTGCCGACTGGGATGCCGAACGTACGAAGTTGGCCGAGCGTGCCGATGCCAACGAGCGCCGATTGATGCTGGAGTTGGACGCGGCGCGCGAATCCATCAAGTCGTTGCAGCAGGAGCGCAAGCACGCGCAACGTCAATTGCAGGACACCGAGGCGAGTCTCGCTGCGATGACCGAAGCGCAGCACGAAATGCGTTCGGCCAAAGCGTTGCAGGATGCCGTGATCGCGCGACTACGCGAGCAAGTCAGCACGCAAGAAGCATTGGCCTCGACCTATCAGTCGATGTTGGCGGCGCCACCAGTCTCGGCGGCCGGGCGGGGTGTGACGTCTGGCGTAACGCCGGGCGTCAAACGGCGGCTTAGCAGCGCCGTCGCGCCGACGGCTTCAGTGTTGCGTCGGGCGCGACGTCCTTGA